Proteins from a genomic interval of Zingiber officinale cultivar Zhangliang chromosome 1B, Zo_v1.1, whole genome shotgun sequence:
- the LOC121989846 gene encoding stAR-related lipid transfer protein 7, mitochondrial-like isoform X4, with protein sequence MARSETLRSYFRASAFDSGELWTESAGGGWATAIVALLLVSWRLLRLFYSRRIQRASWAQGSFEDSALIASSGGGSSSGVSEIISDADLRDLMISLDRNLEGDDRWEHVIDRSNDLVSYKAKCYRPKDEPLKYHSVTTFENCSTELLRDFYMDNEYRKVWDKILIQHKQLQVDEDSGIEIGCSMKKFPLLTPREYVLAWRIWEGKDKTFYCLIKDCEHPLAPRQKKYVRVRFYRSGWRIRQVPGRDACEITVVHQEDAGLNVEMAKLTFAKGIWSFVSKTNSALRGYSSHPSRSVLVPALLRLIKKVPSDLEPCDETRTQETRQSEVDIPKRNSISAATKWIANGLLVAGGIIFLSRGRATTIGAQLAAACMLSKFMPHGAEFDQADRTRSRPDRRKARRVG encoded by the exons ATGGCGCGATCCGAAACCCTTCGGTCCTATTTCCGGGCTTCCGCCTTCGATTCGGGAGAGCTATGGACGGAAAGCGCCGGAGGCGGTTGGGCCACGGCGATCGTCGCGCTGCTACTTGTCTCCTGGCGGCTCCTCCGGCTCTTCTATTCCCGGCGAATCCAGAGGGCCTCCTGGGCTCAGGGTTCATTTGAAGACTCTGCATTGATAGCGAGCTCGGGAGGAGGTTCTTCATCGGG GGTATCTGAAATCATATCCGATGCTGATTTGAGAGATTTGATGATTAGCTTGGACAGGAATCTCGAAGGGGACGATAGATGGGAACATGTGATTGACAGAAGCAATGATCTTGTATCTTACAAAGCCAAGTGCTACAGGCCAAAA GATGAGCCATTGAAATATCATAGTGTTACAACATTTGAGAACTGTTCCACGGAACTTCTTAGAGATTTCTACATGGATAATGAGTACAGAAAAGTGTGGGACAAGATTTTAATCCAGCATAAGCAGTTACAGGTAGATGAAGATAGTGGGATAGAGATTGGGTGTTCTATGAAGAAGTTCCCTCTTCTTACACCAAGAGAATATGTATTAGCATGGCGAATCTGGGAAGGAAAGGACAAAACCTTCTATTGCCTCATTAAG GATTGTGAGCATCCTCTAGCTCCACGTCAAAAAAAGTATGTACGAGTTCGTTTTTATAGATCGGGTTGGCGTATAAGACAAG TTCCTGGTAGGGACGCCTGTGAAATAACAGTGGTTCATCAAGAAGACGCTGGCCTCAACGTTGAGATGGCAAAACTGACATTCGCCAAAGGAATATGGAGCTTTGTGAGTAAGACAAACAGTGCTTTGCGTGGCTATTCCTCTCATCCTAGTCGCTCAGTATTAGTCCCTGCTCTTCTTAGACTTATTAAGAAG GTGCCATCAGATTTAGAGCCCTGCGACGAGACTCGCACCCAAGAAACTAGACAAAGTGAGGTGGACATTCCGAAGAGGAATTCAATTAGCGCAGCGACAAAGTGGATAGCGAATGGGCTTTTGGTCGCCGGCGGCATTATCTTCCTTTCGCGAGGCCGTGCTACTACGATCGGCGCCCAGCTAGCTGCCGCATGCATGTTGAGTAAGTTCATGCCTCATGGAGCAGAGTTCGACCAAGCCGATCGCACTAGATCCAGACCAGATAGGCGTAAAGCTCGACGGGTCGGTTAA
- the LOC121989925 gene encoding probable serine/threonine-protein kinase PBL17 has translation MGNYLCFGFRRSKREDPAKETAQIGKPSFSRSPIREQKDSEVISKPLPLPVPAQDVEDSSHMPGHRNVQIFTYNQLKLATKNFRSDQILGEGGFGFVYKGAIDRHIKHGFPYTQVAVKELNPEGLQGDKEWQAEVNYLGNFSHPNLVKLFGYCCEDEHRLLVYEYMAGGSLEHHLFTSGSIALPWLTRIKIALDAAKGLAFLHGAKQPIIYRDFKTSNILLDAEYNGKLSDFGLAKEGPIGEQTHVSTRVMGTHGYAAPEYILTGHLTAKSDVYGFGVVLLELLIGRKTLDDSRPGRVHNLVDWARPLLLRSNKLFKIIDPRVDGQYTAEILLKLSRLAYDCLSHNPKVRPHMSEAVTILADLLDCERSALRIAASPKVLEDAAAGTERKRESEEHGRRTSNPLGDGGLQP, from the exons ATGGGGAACTATCTTTGCTTTGGGTTTAGACGATCCAAACGGGAGGATCCGGCAAAAGAAACAG CTCAAATTGGTAAACCTTCCTTCTCACGGTCCCCTATCAGAGAACAGAAAGATTCAGAGGTAATCAGCAAACCTCTTCCATTGCCTGTGCCAGCCCAAGATGTGGAAGACTCAAGTCATATGCCTGGCCATCGGAATGTTCAAATATTTACGTATAATCAACTGAAATTGGCTACCAAGAATTTTCGTTCCGATCAAATACTGGGTGAGGGCGGGTTTGGGTTTGTATATAAAGGTGCTATAGATCGTCATATAAAGCATGGTTTTCCATATACTCAAGTGGCTGTTAAAGAGCTTAATCCAGAAGGACTACAAGGAGATAAGGAATGGCAG GCAGAAGTCAACTATCTTGGGAATTTTAGTCATCCAAACCTCGTCAAACTTTTTGGCTACTGCTGCGAGGATGAACATAGACTCCTTGTATATGAGTACATGGCCGGTGGAAGCTTAGAACATCACCTATTTACAA GTGGCTCCATCGCCTTGCCATGGTTGACTCGGATCAAAATCGCTTTGGATGCTGCAAAAGGTCTTGCCTTTCTTCATGGAGCTAAACAACCCATCATCTATCGTGATTTCAAGACATCAAACATCTTGCTCGATGCG GAGTACAATGGAAAGCTTTCAGACTTTGGGCTCGCGAAGGAGGGCCCTATTGGAGAGCAAACACATGTCTCGACCAGAGTCATGGGAACTCACGGCTATGCAGCTCCTGAGTATATACTAACGG GCCATCTGACGGCAAAGAGCGACGTGTATGGTTTCGGGGTGGTGCTGCTGGAGCTGCTCATCGGCCGGAAGACATTGGACGACAGCCGGCCGGGTCGGGTGCACAACCTCGTCGACTGGGCCCGGCCCCTCCTCCTCCGCAGCAACAAGCTGTTCAAGATCATCGACCCCCGGGTGGACGGGCAGTACACCGCCGAGATCCTCCTCAAACTGTCCCGCCTCGCCTACGACTGCCTCAGCCATAACCCCAAGGTGCGTCCCCACATGAGCGAGGCCGTAACCATCCTCGCCGACTTGCTCGACTGCGAGCGGTCCGCCCTCCGCATCGCCGCCTCACCGAAGGTTCTCGAGGATGCAGCGGCGGGGACGGAGAGGAAGAGAGAGTCGGAGGAGCATGGCAGGAGGACCAGCAATCCTCTAGGCGACGGAGGTCTCCAGCCTTGA
- the LOC121989846 gene encoding stAR-related lipid transfer protein 7, mitochondrial-like isoform X1, whose product MARSETLRSYFRASAFDSGELWTESAGGGWATAIVALLLVSWRLLRLFYSRRIQRASWAQGSFEDSALIASSGGGSSSGFALHLQSCCRVSEIISDADLRDLMISLDRNLEGDDRWEHVIDRSNDLVSYKAKCYRPKDEPLKYHSVTTFENCSTELLRDFYMDNEYRKVWDKILIQHKQLQVDEDSGIEIGCSMKKFPLLTPREYVLAWRIWEGKDKTFYCLIKDCEHPLAPRQKKYVRVRFYRSGWRIRQVPGRDACEITVVHQEDAGLNVEMAKLTFAKGIWSFVSKTNSALRGYSSHPSRSVLVPALLRLIKKVPSDLEPCDETRTQETRQSEVDIPKRNSISAATKWIANGLLVAGGIIFLSRGRATTIGAQLAAACMLSKFMPHGAEFDQADRTRSRPDRRKARRVG is encoded by the exons ATGGCGCGATCCGAAACCCTTCGGTCCTATTTCCGGGCTTCCGCCTTCGATTCGGGAGAGCTATGGACGGAAAGCGCCGGAGGCGGTTGGGCCACGGCGATCGTCGCGCTGCTACTTGTCTCCTGGCGGCTCCTCCGGCTCTTCTATTCCCGGCGAATCCAGAGGGCCTCCTGGGCTCAGGGTTCATTTGAAGACTCTGCATTGATAGCGAGCTCGGGAGGAGGTTCTTCATCGGGGTTTGCCCTTCATCTCCA ATCTTGTTGCAGGGTATCTGAAATCATATCCGATGCTGATTTGAGAGATTTGATGATTAGCTTGGACAGGAATCTCGAAGGGGACGATAGATGGGAACATGTGATTGACAGAAGCAATGATCTTGTATCTTACAAAGCCAAGTGCTACAGGCCAAAA GATGAGCCATTGAAATATCATAGTGTTACAACATTTGAGAACTGTTCCACGGAACTTCTTAGAGATTTCTACATGGATAATGAGTACAGAAAAGTGTGGGACAAGATTTTAATCCAGCATAAGCAGTTACAGGTAGATGAAGATAGTGGGATAGAGATTGGGTGTTCTATGAAGAAGTTCCCTCTTCTTACACCAAGAGAATATGTATTAGCATGGCGAATCTGGGAAGGAAAGGACAAAACCTTCTATTGCCTCATTAAG GATTGTGAGCATCCTCTAGCTCCACGTCAAAAAAAGTATGTACGAGTTCGTTTTTATAGATCGGGTTGGCGTATAAGACAAG TTCCTGGTAGGGACGCCTGTGAAATAACAGTGGTTCATCAAGAAGACGCTGGCCTCAACGTTGAGATGGCAAAACTGACATTCGCCAAAGGAATATGGAGCTTTGTGAGTAAGACAAACAGTGCTTTGCGTGGCTATTCCTCTCATCCTAGTCGCTCAGTATTAGTCCCTGCTCTTCTTAGACTTATTAAGAAG GTGCCATCAGATTTAGAGCCCTGCGACGAGACTCGCACCCAAGAAACTAGACAAAGTGAGGTGGACATTCCGAAGAGGAATTCAATTAGCGCAGCGACAAAGTGGATAGCGAATGGGCTTTTGGTCGCCGGCGGCATTATCTTCCTTTCGCGAGGCCGTGCTACTACGATCGGCGCCCAGCTAGCTGCCGCATGCATGTTGAGTAAGTTCATGCCTCATGGAGCAGAGTTCGACCAAGCCGATCGCACTAGATCCAGACCAGATAGGCGTAAAGCTCGACGGGTCGGTTAA
- the LOC121989846 gene encoding stAR-related lipid transfer protein 7, mitochondrial-like isoform X2 has translation MARSETLRSYFRASAFDSGELWTESAGGGWATAIVALLLVSWRLLRLFYSRRIQRASWAQGSFEDSALIASSGGGSSSGFALHLQVSEIISDADLRDLMISLDRNLEGDDRWEHVIDRSNDLVSYKAKCYRPKDEPLKYHSVTTFENCSTELLRDFYMDNEYRKVWDKILIQHKQLQVDEDSGIEIGCSMKKFPLLTPREYVLAWRIWEGKDKTFYCLIKDCEHPLAPRQKKYVRVRFYRSGWRIRQVPGRDACEITVVHQEDAGLNVEMAKLTFAKGIWSFVSKTNSALRGYSSHPSRSVLVPALLRLIKKVPSDLEPCDETRTQETRQSEVDIPKRNSISAATKWIANGLLVAGGIIFLSRGRATTIGAQLAAACMLSKFMPHGAEFDQADRTRSRPDRRKARRVG, from the exons ATGGCGCGATCCGAAACCCTTCGGTCCTATTTCCGGGCTTCCGCCTTCGATTCGGGAGAGCTATGGACGGAAAGCGCCGGAGGCGGTTGGGCCACGGCGATCGTCGCGCTGCTACTTGTCTCCTGGCGGCTCCTCCGGCTCTTCTATTCCCGGCGAATCCAGAGGGCCTCCTGGGCTCAGGGTTCATTTGAAGACTCTGCATTGATAGCGAGCTCGGGAGGAGGTTCTTCATCGGGGTTTGCCCTTCATCTCCA GGTATCTGAAATCATATCCGATGCTGATTTGAGAGATTTGATGATTAGCTTGGACAGGAATCTCGAAGGGGACGATAGATGGGAACATGTGATTGACAGAAGCAATGATCTTGTATCTTACAAAGCCAAGTGCTACAGGCCAAAA GATGAGCCATTGAAATATCATAGTGTTACAACATTTGAGAACTGTTCCACGGAACTTCTTAGAGATTTCTACATGGATAATGAGTACAGAAAAGTGTGGGACAAGATTTTAATCCAGCATAAGCAGTTACAGGTAGATGAAGATAGTGGGATAGAGATTGGGTGTTCTATGAAGAAGTTCCCTCTTCTTACACCAAGAGAATATGTATTAGCATGGCGAATCTGGGAAGGAAAGGACAAAACCTTCTATTGCCTCATTAAG GATTGTGAGCATCCTCTAGCTCCACGTCAAAAAAAGTATGTACGAGTTCGTTTTTATAGATCGGGTTGGCGTATAAGACAAG TTCCTGGTAGGGACGCCTGTGAAATAACAGTGGTTCATCAAGAAGACGCTGGCCTCAACGTTGAGATGGCAAAACTGACATTCGCCAAAGGAATATGGAGCTTTGTGAGTAAGACAAACAGTGCTTTGCGTGGCTATTCCTCTCATCCTAGTCGCTCAGTATTAGTCCCTGCTCTTCTTAGACTTATTAAGAAG GTGCCATCAGATTTAGAGCCCTGCGACGAGACTCGCACCCAAGAAACTAGACAAAGTGAGGTGGACATTCCGAAGAGGAATTCAATTAGCGCAGCGACAAAGTGGATAGCGAATGGGCTTTTGGTCGCCGGCGGCATTATCTTCCTTTCGCGAGGCCGTGCTACTACGATCGGCGCCCAGCTAGCTGCCGCATGCATGTTGAGTAAGTTCATGCCTCATGGAGCAGAGTTCGACCAAGCCGATCGCACTAGATCCAGACCAGATAGGCGTAAAGCTCGACGGGTCGGTTAA
- the LOC121989846 gene encoding uncharacterized protein LOC121989846 isoform X3 produces the protein MARSETLRSYFRASAFDSGELWTESAGGGWATAIVALLLVSWRLLRLFYSRRIQRASWAQGSFEDSALIASSGGGSSSGSCCRVSEIISDADLRDLMISLDRNLEGDDRWEHVIDRSNDLVSYKAKCYRPKDEPLKYHSVTTFENCSTELLRDFYMDNEYRKVWDKILIQHKQLQVDEDSGIEIGCSMKKFPLLTPREYVLAWRIWEGKDKTFYCLIKDCEHPLAPRQKKYVRVRFYRSGWRIRQVPGRDACEITVVHQEDAGLNVEMAKLTFAKGIWSFVSKTNSALRGYSSHPSRSVLVPALLRLIKKVPSDLEPCDETRTQETRQSEVDIPKRNSISAATKWIANGLLVAGGIIFLSRGRATTIGAQLAAACMLSKFMPHGAEFDQADRTRSRPDRRKARRVG, from the exons ATGGCGCGATCCGAAACCCTTCGGTCCTATTTCCGGGCTTCCGCCTTCGATTCGGGAGAGCTATGGACGGAAAGCGCCGGAGGCGGTTGGGCCACGGCGATCGTCGCGCTGCTACTTGTCTCCTGGCGGCTCCTCCGGCTCTTCTATTCCCGGCGAATCCAGAGGGCCTCCTGGGCTCAGGGTTCATTTGAAGACTCTGCATTGATAGCGAGCTCGGGAGGAGGTTCTTCATCGGG ATCTTGTTGCAGGGTATCTGAAATCATATCCGATGCTGATTTGAGAGATTTGATGATTAGCTTGGACAGGAATCTCGAAGGGGACGATAGATGGGAACATGTGATTGACAGAAGCAATGATCTTGTATCTTACAAAGCCAAGTGCTACAGGCCAAAA GATGAGCCATTGAAATATCATAGTGTTACAACATTTGAGAACTGTTCCACGGAACTTCTTAGAGATTTCTACATGGATAATGAGTACAGAAAAGTGTGGGACAAGATTTTAATCCAGCATAAGCAGTTACAGGTAGATGAAGATAGTGGGATAGAGATTGGGTGTTCTATGAAGAAGTTCCCTCTTCTTACACCAAGAGAATATGTATTAGCATGGCGAATCTGGGAAGGAAAGGACAAAACCTTCTATTGCCTCATTAAG GATTGTGAGCATCCTCTAGCTCCACGTCAAAAAAAGTATGTACGAGTTCGTTTTTATAGATCGGGTTGGCGTATAAGACAAG TTCCTGGTAGGGACGCCTGTGAAATAACAGTGGTTCATCAAGAAGACGCTGGCCTCAACGTTGAGATGGCAAAACTGACATTCGCCAAAGGAATATGGAGCTTTGTGAGTAAGACAAACAGTGCTTTGCGTGGCTATTCCTCTCATCCTAGTCGCTCAGTATTAGTCCCTGCTCTTCTTAGACTTATTAAGAAG GTGCCATCAGATTTAGAGCCCTGCGACGAGACTCGCACCCAAGAAACTAGACAAAGTGAGGTGGACATTCCGAAGAGGAATTCAATTAGCGCAGCGACAAAGTGGATAGCGAATGGGCTTTTGGTCGCCGGCGGCATTATCTTCCTTTCGCGAGGCCGTGCTACTACGATCGGCGCCCAGCTAGCTGCCGCATGCATGTTGAGTAAGTTCATGCCTCATGGAGCAGAGTTCGACCAAGCCGATCGCACTAGATCCAGACCAGATAGGCGTAAAGCTCGACGGGTCGGTTAA
- the LOC121989846 gene encoding phosphatidylcholine transfer protein-like isoform X5, whose protein sequence is MARSETLRSYFRASAFDSGELWTESAGGGWATAIVALLLVSWRLLRLFYSRRIQRASWAQGSFEDSALIASSGGGSSSGFALHLQSCCRVSEIISDADLRDLMISLDRNLEGDDRWEHVIDRSNDLVSYKAKCYRPKDEPLKYHSVTTFENCSTELLRDFYMDNEYRKVWDKILIQHKQLQVDEDSGIEIGCSMKKFPLLTPREYVLAWRIWEGKDKTFYCLIKDCEHPLAPRQKKYVRVRFYRSGWRIRQVPGRDACEITVVHQEDAGLNVEMAKLTFAKGIWSFVSKTNSALRGYSSHPSRSVLVPALLRLIKKKPKRSTDASSPCSGAIRFRALRRDSHPRN, encoded by the exons ATGGCGCGATCCGAAACCCTTCGGTCCTATTTCCGGGCTTCCGCCTTCGATTCGGGAGAGCTATGGACGGAAAGCGCCGGAGGCGGTTGGGCCACGGCGATCGTCGCGCTGCTACTTGTCTCCTGGCGGCTCCTCCGGCTCTTCTATTCCCGGCGAATCCAGAGGGCCTCCTGGGCTCAGGGTTCATTTGAAGACTCTGCATTGATAGCGAGCTCGGGAGGAGGTTCTTCATCGGGGTTTGCCCTTCATCTCCA ATCTTGTTGCAGGGTATCTGAAATCATATCCGATGCTGATTTGAGAGATTTGATGATTAGCTTGGACAGGAATCTCGAAGGGGACGATAGATGGGAACATGTGATTGACAGAAGCAATGATCTTGTATCTTACAAAGCCAAGTGCTACAGGCCAAAA GATGAGCCATTGAAATATCATAGTGTTACAACATTTGAGAACTGTTCCACGGAACTTCTTAGAGATTTCTACATGGATAATGAGTACAGAAAAGTGTGGGACAAGATTTTAATCCAGCATAAGCAGTTACAGGTAGATGAAGATAGTGGGATAGAGATTGGGTGTTCTATGAAGAAGTTCCCTCTTCTTACACCAAGAGAATATGTATTAGCATGGCGAATCTGGGAAGGAAAGGACAAAACCTTCTATTGCCTCATTAAG GATTGTGAGCATCCTCTAGCTCCACGTCAAAAAAAGTATGTACGAGTTCGTTTTTATAGATCGGGTTGGCGTATAAGACAAG TTCCTGGTAGGGACGCCTGTGAAATAACAGTGGTTCATCAAGAAGACGCTGGCCTCAACGTTGAGATGGCAAAACTGACATTCGCCAAAGGAATATGGAGCTTTGTGAGTAAGACAAACAGTGCTTTGCGTGGCTATTCCTCTCATCCTAGTCGCTCAGTATTAGTCCCTGCTCTTCTTAGACTTATTAAGAAG AAACCAAAGAGATCCACTGATGCATCATCTCCTTGCTCAGGTGCCATCAGATTTAGAGCCCTGCGACGAGACTCGCACCCAAGAAACTAG